Proteins from a genomic interval of Diaminobutyricimonas aerilata:
- a CDS encoding ABC transporter substrate-binding protein yields the protein MFRSRRARIRSTVTAIAATGVLALTACAGGSGDEGSDGPVTLDFAFWGNDVRAEMYDEAIAAFNEEFPDIKVNVSFLGFPEFWEKRQIESTSGGLPDVMQFDYSYLRQYSENGLLLDLGPHLGEGIDTDPIDEKILDIGVVNDTTYGIATSTNAWTLYQNPKLLESIGAAPYEGGGSWEDYTDWVQATTDAAAAAGQPIYGGTDFTGRIQNFELQLRAQGSYLFNDDGEPGFDEDDLRAFWEQGAPFREGAGVPQQRLEEVYPLSGFDSAITASELTWDNFGAGYLGNLGEGYTELLLVEPPITEEGAKDLYLKPSMLHTISANTEHPEEAVELLNFLVNAPEVGAAFGTNRGLPASETQLEGVELGGLEAQIQEYEESISDRLGDPPAVPIVGYGSLEEKFRVIGTDLGLGVVTVDEAVEQFFTEMDVVLNQ from the coding sequence ATGTTCAGATCACGTAGGGCGCGTATCCGCAGCACGGTCACGGCGATCGCCGCCACCGGTGTCCTCGCACTCACCGCATGCGCCGGCGGGTCCGGCGACGAGGGCTCCGACGGGCCCGTCACCCTCGACTTCGCCTTCTGGGGCAACGACGTGCGCGCCGAGATGTACGACGAGGCGATCGCGGCGTTCAACGAGGAGTTCCCCGACATCAAGGTGAACGTGAGTTTCCTCGGCTTCCCCGAGTTCTGGGAGAAGCGCCAGATCGAGTCCACGAGCGGCGGCCTGCCCGACGTGATGCAGTTCGACTACTCCTACCTGCGCCAGTACTCCGAGAACGGGCTGCTGCTCGACCTCGGCCCGCACCTCGGCGAGGGCATCGACACCGACCCGATCGACGAGAAGATCCTCGACATCGGCGTCGTGAACGACACCACCTACGGCATCGCGACGTCGACCAACGCGTGGACGCTCTACCAGAACCCGAAGCTGCTCGAGTCGATCGGCGCCGCGCCGTACGAGGGCGGCGGCAGCTGGGAGGACTACACCGACTGGGTGCAGGCCACGACGGATGCCGCGGCCGCGGCCGGGCAGCCGATCTACGGCGGCACCGACTTCACGGGTCGCATTCAGAACTTCGAACTGCAGCTGCGCGCCCAGGGTTCCTACCTCTTCAACGATGACGGCGAGCCCGGGTTCGACGAAGACGACCTGCGCGCGTTCTGGGAGCAGGGCGCACCGTTCCGCGAGGGCGCCGGCGTTCCGCAGCAGCGCCTCGAAGAGGTGTACCCGCTGTCGGGCTTCGACTCGGCGATCACCGCGAGCGAGCTCACCTGGGACAACTTCGGTGCCGGCTACCTCGGCAACCTCGGCGAGGGCTACACCGAGCTGCTGCTGGTCGAACCGCCGATCACCGAGGAGGGCGCGAAGGACCTGTACCTCAAGCCCTCGATGCTGCACACCATCTCGGCGAACACCGAGCACCCGGAGGAGGCCGTCGAGCTGCTCAACTTCCTCGTGAACGCCCCCGAGGTCGGAGCCGCCTTCGGCACCAACCGCGGTCTGCCCGCATCCGAGACGCAGCTCGAAGGCGTCGAGTTGGGCGGACTCGAGGCGCAGATCCAGGAGTACGAGGAGTCGATCAGCGATCGCCTCGGCGACCCGCCCGCCGTGCCGATCGTCGGCTACGGCAGCCTCGAAGAGAAGTTCCGCGTCATCGGCACCGACCTCGGCCTCGGCGTCGTGACGGTCGATGAGGCCGTGGAGCAGTTCTTCACCGAGATGGATGTCGTGCTGAACCAGTAG
- a CDS encoding helix-turn-helix transcriptional regulator codes for MRADRLIAALLLLQGRGRVTARELAEELEVSVGTARRDLEALSAAGIPVYPQPGRHGGWSLVGGARTDLTGLTAPEAQALFLLVGPAAAVSDEAKAALRKLVRALPSTFRSTATAAARSTIIDPARWGDRVTERPPMVELLQRAIVQNRKVRIVYSSPSAPRSERTIDPWGLVDKDEVWYLVAGTPRGRRTFRLDRILDAEQAEDSFERPDDFDLATAWDEIVGEMEERRSATWAAVLIPSRFVPILRDHFGQHCHVEEDHDDGRSRVRLGSPTPLDIARNLAGWGADVEVLEPLEVRAELHRIGSELAARYPPPGMLEP; via the coding sequence ATGCGTGCCGACCGTCTCATCGCCGCCCTGCTGCTCCTGCAGGGGCGCGGGCGCGTGACCGCGAGAGAGCTCGCCGAGGAACTCGAGGTGTCCGTCGGCACCGCACGGCGCGACCTCGAGGCGCTCTCCGCCGCGGGGATACCGGTGTATCCCCAACCCGGACGCCACGGTGGCTGGTCGCTCGTCGGCGGCGCGCGCACCGATCTGACCGGTCTCACGGCGCCCGAGGCGCAAGCGCTCTTCCTGCTCGTCGGACCGGCGGCGGCCGTCTCCGACGAAGCGAAGGCGGCGCTGCGCAAGCTGGTGCGCGCGCTGCCCTCGACGTTCCGCTCCACGGCGACGGCCGCCGCACGCTCGACGATCATCGATCCTGCGCGATGGGGGGACCGCGTGACGGAACGGCCACCCATGGTCGAACTGCTCCAACGTGCCATCGTGCAGAACCGGAAGGTGCGGATCGTCTACTCGAGCCCGTCGGCACCGCGCAGCGAACGGACGATCGACCCGTGGGGCCTCGTCGACAAGGACGAGGTCTGGTACCTCGTCGCCGGCACGCCGCGCGGGCGGCGCACCTTCCGCCTCGACCGCATCCTCGACGCCGAGCAGGCGGAGGACTCGTTCGAGCGTCCGGACGACTTCGATCTCGCGACCGCGTGGGACGAGATCGTGGGCGAGATGGAGGAGCGCCGCTCTGCGACATGGGCTGCGGTGCTCATCCCGTCCCGCTTCGTGCCCATCCTGCGCGATCACTTCGGGCAGCACTGCCACGTCGAGGAGGATCACGACGACGGCCGCTCCCGCGTGCGACTGGGCAGTCCGACTCCGCTCGACATCGCCCGCAACCTCGCCGGGTGGGGCGCCGACGTCGAGGTGCTCGAACCCCTCGAGGTGCGAGCCGAGCTGCACCGGATCGGCTCCGAGCTCGCCGCCCGCTATCCGCCGCCTGGCATGCTTGAGCCATGA
- a CDS encoding L-rhamnose mutarotase: protein MQRVCFQLQVKPERLTEYRERHAAVWPEMLRALKDTGWNNYSLFVRDDGLLIGYFETESLEAAQEGMARTDVNARWQAEMAQFFVDLEGAPDTGFLQLTEVFNLEEQLAALER from the coding sequence ATGCAGCGCGTCTGCTTCCAACTGCAGGTCAAGCCCGAGCGACTCACGGAATACCGCGAACGGCACGCCGCCGTGTGGCCGGAGATGCTGCGAGCACTCAAAGACACCGGATGGAACAACTACTCGCTCTTCGTGCGCGATGACGGGCTGCTCATCGGCTACTTCGAGACGGAGTCGCTGGAGGCGGCCCAGGAGGGGATGGCGCGCACCGACGTCAACGCTCGCTGGCAGGCCGAGATGGCGCAGTTCTTCGTCGACCTCGAGGGGGCGCCCGACACCGGCTTCCTGCAGCTGACCGAGGTCTTCAACCTCGAGGAACAGCTCGCCGCCCTCGAGCGCTAG
- a CDS encoding VOC family protein, producing the protein MFRGLTTVNFFADDLHEVKKWYTPLFGIEPYYGKDFGGRLAYIEYRLGDYQHEFGFLDRRFAPHPASEVAAGAVVYWAVDDVEAAYRRLLEHGGVSHAIPTEHGPGFVTASVIDPFGNVLGVMYNQHYLDVLASVGKRPAE; encoded by the coding sequence ATGTTCCGAGGACTCACCACCGTCAACTTCTTCGCCGACGACCTCCACGAGGTGAAGAAGTGGTACACGCCGCTGTTCGGCATCGAGCCGTACTACGGGAAGGACTTCGGCGGTCGCCTCGCCTACATCGAATACCGGCTCGGCGACTACCAGCACGAGTTCGGCTTCCTCGACCGCCGCTTCGCGCCGCACCCGGCGAGCGAGGTGGCGGCCGGTGCGGTCGTCTACTGGGCCGTCGACGATGTCGAGGCTGCCTACCGACGCCTGCTCGAGCACGGTGGGGTGTCGCATGCCATTCCGACCGAGCACGGTCCCGGATTCGTCACCGCCTCGGTGATCGATCCGTTCGGGAACGTGCTCGGGGTCATGTACAACCAGCACTACCTCGACGTACTCGCCTCCGTCGGGAAGCGGCCGGCCGAGTAG
- a CDS encoding carbohydrate ABC transporter permease yields MTNAATATPVPPPAVVDAARPGESRAGGAARPPRRKPASRRENVAGYGFLLPWLVGFFGLTVGPMLISLYLAFTSYNLFTDPKFIGIDNFVRMFTDDPVYMKSVGITAIYVLVGTPVKLAAALGIAMLLNYRDRGSGFFRSAFYAPSLIGASVSVAIVWRAMFANDGPVDSGLNIFGIELGGWVGNVDLVVPMMIILAVWQFGAPMVIFLAGLKQIPRELYEAAEVDGAGAFRRFRSVTLPMLSPVIFFNLLLETIHAFQIFASAFIISNGSGGPGGMTNYYTLYLYKRAFSDQQMGYASAMAWVLVVVVAIIAFVLFRTSRGWVHYSGDSK; encoded by the coding sequence ATGACCAACGCAGCGACCGCGACGCCGGTGCCGCCTCCGGCTGTCGTCGACGCCGCCCGCCCGGGGGAGTCCCGGGCGGGCGGCGCCGCCCGGCCGCCCCGCCGCAAGCCCGCCTCGCGACGCGAGAACGTGGCCGGCTACGGGTTCCTTCTGCCCTGGCTGGTGGGCTTCTTCGGCCTCACGGTCGGTCCGATGCTCATCTCGCTCTACCTCGCGTTCACGAGCTACAACCTGTTCACCGACCCGAAGTTCATCGGCATCGACAACTTCGTGCGCATGTTCACCGACGACCCGGTGTACATGAAGTCGGTGGGGATCACCGCGATCTACGTGCTCGTCGGCACGCCCGTGAAGCTCGCCGCGGCGCTCGGCATCGCGATGCTGCTGAACTACCGCGACCGCGGCTCGGGCTTCTTCCGCTCAGCCTTCTACGCCCCCTCGCTCATCGGTGCGAGCGTCAGCGTCGCGATCGTGTGGCGTGCGATGTTCGCCAACGACGGGCCCGTCGACTCGGGACTGAACATCTTCGGCATCGAGCTGGGCGGATGGGTCGGCAACGTCGACCTCGTCGTGCCGATGATGATCATCCTGGCGGTCTGGCAGTTCGGTGCCCCGATGGTGATCTTCCTGGCCGGGCTCAAGCAGATCCCGCGTGAGCTCTACGAGGCGGCCGAGGTGGATGGAGCGGGCGCGTTCCGCAGGTTCCGCAGCGTGACGCTGCCGATGCTCTCGCCGGTCATCTTCTTCAACCTGCTGCTCGAGACGATCCACGCGTTCCAGATCTTCGCCTCCGCGTTCATCATCTCCAACGGCAGCGGAGGGCCGGGAGGCATGACCAACTACTACACGCTCTATCTCTACAAGCGGGCCTTCAGCGATCAACAGATGGGGTACGCGTCGGCCATGGCCTGGGTGCTCGTCGTCGTGGTCGCGATCATCGCGTTCGTGCTCTTCCGCACCTCGCGCGGCTGGGTGCACTACAGCGGAGACAGCAAGTGA
- a CDS encoding multidrug effflux MFS transporter has translation MKGRSAALLIATLGSVQTLWTLTMDLYLPAFVQIQRDLDTSAALVQVTLTVAFVGMALGQLVTGPVSDAVGRRRPLLAVLLLSVVGSGASALAPTVEVLIAARFVQGMAAAACGVIVLAVVRDHFEGAEMVRALARLAAINGVAIVLAPSLGAVLLYVMDWRGQFWCLAAYGLVLVVVVGLALAESRVWVARERGRLAADYRTLARDGGFRAAVVTGGLVWVGMFSYLAASAFLFQEVYGLDPGQYAIVFASHGALMIVGSQLSARWSRRIDPARIATLATIGTAASAVLLLASVALLPQWGFWSLLVPLWFFTLALGVFNPANQALALAPHGERSGTAASLLGAVNMGFGALVSPVAGLLGVGTAVPTAVVMVVAQLAALAAGALLRGRGGAR, from the coding sequence GTGAAGGGCCGCAGCGCCGCGTTGCTCATCGCGACGCTCGGCAGCGTGCAGACGCTGTGGACGCTCACGATGGACCTCTACCTGCCCGCGTTCGTGCAGATCCAGCGTGACCTCGACACCTCGGCCGCGCTCGTGCAGGTGACGCTCACGGTTGCGTTCGTGGGCATGGCGCTCGGGCAGCTCGTCACCGGTCCGGTGTCGGATGCGGTCGGTCGCCGCCGTCCGTTGCTCGCCGTGCTGCTGCTGAGCGTGGTCGGTTCGGGCGCGAGCGCGCTCGCCCCAACCGTGGAGGTGCTCATCGCGGCTCGATTCGTGCAGGGGATGGCCGCCGCCGCGTGTGGGGTCATCGTCCTCGCGGTCGTGCGCGATCACTTCGAGGGCGCCGAGATGGTGCGCGCACTCGCGCGCCTCGCGGCGATCAACGGGGTGGCGATCGTGCTGGCCCCGTCTCTCGGCGCTGTGCTCCTCTATGTGATGGATTGGCGCGGGCAGTTCTGGTGCCTCGCCGCCTACGGACTCGTGCTCGTGGTGGTGGTCGGCCTGGCGCTCGCGGAGTCGCGGGTATGGGTCGCTCGCGAGCGGGGTCGGCTCGCCGCGGACTACCGAACCCTCGCCCGCGACGGTGGTTTCCGCGCCGCCGTCGTCACCGGCGGTCTCGTGTGGGTCGGGATGTTCTCGTACCTCGCCGCCTCGGCCTTCCTGTTCCAGGAGGTGTACGGACTCGACCCCGGGCAGTACGCGATCGTGTTCGCCTCCCACGGCGCACTCATGATCGTCGGCTCGCAACTCAGCGCGCGGTGGTCGCGTCGTATCGACCCCGCGCGGATCGCGACTCTCGCGACGATCGGGACCGCCGCATCCGCCGTGCTGCTGCTCGCGAGCGTCGCGCTGCTGCCGCAGTGGGGGTTCTGGTCGTTGCTCGTGCCGCTGTGGTTCTTCACGCTGGCGCTGGGCGTCTTCAACCCGGCGAACCAGGCGCTCGCTCTCGCTCCCCACGGTGAGCGCTCGGGCACCGCCGCGTCGCTGCTCGGCGCGGTCAACATGGGATTCGGCGCACTCGTCTCCCCAGTGGCCGGCCTGCTCGGCGTCGGCACGGCGGTGCCGACGGCGGTCGTGATGGTGGTGGCGCAACTCGCGGCGCTCGCCGCCGGAGCTCTCCTGCGCGGCCGCGGCGGCGCGCGGTAG
- a CDS encoding beta-galactosidase — MTSRGAKMHYGGDYNPEQWPEEIWADDVLLMQQAGVTMVSLGIFSWSRIQPAEGVFDFDWLDKVIGLLHDGGITVDLATATASPPPWMVESYPEVLPRDENGVVYSPGSRQHYAPASPVYRRLARELVTAIAQRYAQHPAVVMWHVNNEYACHMHADYSDVAAIAFREWLERKYETIAALNAAWGTDFWSQRYTAFSQILPPRRAPYSHNPTQLLDFRRFTSDCFLELYTMERDIIRAAGATQPVTTNFMGPFMPLDYWKWAQEVDVVSDDAYPDPNDPESFRDSAFQRDLVRSLKPDVPWILMEQSTGALNWRPSNAPKLPGQMAALSMQAVGRGADGILFFQWRQSRGGAEKFHSAMVPQAGLRARTWHEVVDLGAALKVLPQLPVGSGARVALVFDWQNWWAISNPDHPVVLDYLDLVRRWYRALHRDHVQVDFVHPRSDLSAYKVVIAPQLYLLDEAGADALRGFAEDGGHLLVTAFSDVVDHDDRFLEGGYLTRLRGALGVWLEDFGALALPGTVGETHVAVESVAGEFTGGLLAEYIEPETAEVLGRFTSGRSAGRAAFTVATTGAGRAYYLATVPDEAGCRTVARHVLTEAGVAPSIPALPEYVEVAERGGVLTLINHGHETAHLDAGALEHVAMLDGGPVTELELAPFASAVLRRA, encoded by the coding sequence ATGACCTCCCGAGGAGCGAAGATGCACTACGGCGGCGACTACAACCCCGAGCAGTGGCCCGAGGAGATCTGGGCGGATGACGTGCTGCTCATGCAGCAGGCCGGCGTCACGATGGTCAGTCTCGGCATCTTCTCGTGGTCGCGCATCCAGCCCGCCGAGGGAGTGTTCGACTTCGACTGGCTCGACAAGGTGATCGGGCTGCTGCACGACGGCGGCATCACGGTCGATCTCGCGACGGCGACCGCCTCGCCGCCGCCGTGGATGGTCGAGTCCTACCCCGAGGTGCTTCCGCGCGACGAGAACGGCGTCGTGTACTCGCCCGGGAGCCGCCAGCACTACGCCCCCGCGTCGCCGGTCTACCGCCGGCTCGCCCGCGAACTCGTGACCGCCATCGCGCAACGCTACGCGCAGCATCCGGCCGTCGTCATGTGGCACGTGAACAACGAGTACGCGTGCCACATGCACGCGGACTACTCGGATGTCGCGGCGATCGCGTTCCGCGAGTGGCTCGAGCGCAAGTACGAGACCATCGCCGCGCTCAACGCGGCATGGGGCACCGACTTCTGGTCGCAGCGGTACACCGCGTTCTCGCAGATCCTGCCGCCGCGCCGTGCGCCGTACAGCCACAACCCGACGCAGCTGCTCGACTTCCGCCGGTTCACCTCCGACTGCTTCCTCGAGCTGTACACGATGGAGCGCGACATCATCCGCGCCGCCGGTGCGACCCAACCGGTGACGACCAATTTCATGGGTCCGTTCATGCCGCTCGACTACTGGAAGTGGGCGCAGGAGGTCGACGTCGTCTCGGACGACGCCTATCCCGACCCGAACGATCCGGAGAGCTTCCGCGATTCCGCGTTCCAGCGCGACCTCGTGCGTTCGCTCAAGCCGGATGTGCCCTGGATCCTCATGGAGCAGTCGACGGGTGCGCTCAACTGGCGCCCGAGCAACGCGCCGAAGCTGCCCGGACAGATGGCGGCCCTCAGCATGCAGGCGGTCGGCCGCGGAGCCGACGGCATCCTGTTCTTCCAATGGCGGCAGTCACGCGGCGGCGCCGAGAAGTTCCACTCCGCGATGGTGCCCCAGGCGGGCCTGCGCGCCCGCACCTGGCACGAGGTCGTCGACCTCGGCGCTGCGCTCAAGGTGCTGCCGCAGCTCCCGGTCGGCTCCGGCGCCCGAGTCGCGCTCGTGTTCGACTGGCAGAACTGGTGGGCGATCTCGAACCCCGATCATCCGGTCGTGCTCGACTACCTCGACCTCGTTCGGCGCTGGTATCGCGCGCTGCATCGGGATCACGTGCAGGTCGACTTCGTGCATCCGCGCAGCGACCTGTCGGCCTACAAGGTCGTCATCGCGCCGCAGCTGTACCTGCTCGACGAGGCGGGGGCGGATGCGCTGCGCGGCTTCGCGGAGGATGGCGGGCATCTGCTCGTGACGGCGTTCAGCGACGTCGTCGACCACGACGACCGGTTCCTCGAGGGCGGCTACCTCACCCGCCTGCGCGGGGCCCTCGGTGTCTGGCTCGAGGACTTCGGCGCCCTGGCGCTGCCCGGAACCGTCGGCGAGACGCACGTCGCGGTCGAGTCGGTCGCGGGGGAGTTCACCGGCGGACTGCTCGCGGAGTACATCGAGCCGGAGACGGCCGAGGTGCTCGGCCGCTTCACGTCGGGGCGCTCGGCGGGTCGCGCCGCCTTCACCGTCGCGACGACCGGGGCGGGGCGGGCGTACTACCTCGCCACGGTGCCGGACGAGGCGGGATGCCGCACGGTCGCCCGGCACGTGCTCACCGAGGCGGGAGTGGCACCGTCGATCCCCGCCCTGCCCGAGTACGTCGAGGTCGCCGAGCGCGGCGGCGTGCTCACGCTCATCAACCACGGGCACGAGACCGCGCACCTCGATGCGGGGGCGCTCGAGCACGTGGCGATGCTCGACGGTGGTCCCGTGACCGAGCTCGAGCTCGCACCGTTCGCGTCCGCCGTACTGCGTCGCGCCTGA
- a CDS encoding carbohydrate ABC transporter permease has product MTATTAARPIGTRRQPTRKRVATIVWAVALTLLTLLVLYPLVWLVFSTFKPSSEFGSNPGLFPESPTLQNYVKVAEGIGGTPLWRFFGNSLLIASIAVVGTLISSSMAAYAFARIRFKGVGVFFAAMIGTLLLPFHVLIIPQYIVFQKLGLIDTYVPLLIGKFLAVEAFFVFLMVQFIRGLPRELDEAARIDGAGHIRTFVSIILPLIKPALITSAIFSFIWTWNDFLGPLLYITSPEKYPLPIALRLYNDATSTSDYGATVAVSMLALVPILLFFIVFQRFLVAGVATQGLKG; this is encoded by the coding sequence GTGACCGCCACGACCGCCGCCCGCCCCATCGGCACGCGTCGTCAGCCGACCCGCAAACGCGTCGCGACGATCGTCTGGGCGGTGGCACTGACCCTGCTCACCCTGCTCGTGCTGTACCCGCTCGTGTGGCTCGTCTTCTCGACGTTCAAGCCGTCGAGCGAGTTCGGCTCGAACCCGGGGCTGTTCCCCGAGAGCCCGACACTGCAGAACTACGTCAAGGTCGCCGAGGGCATCGGCGGAACCCCGCTGTGGCGCTTCTTCGGCAACTCGCTGCTCATCGCCTCGATCGCGGTGGTCGGCACGCTCATCTCGTCGTCGATGGCCGCGTACGCCTTCGCGCGCATCCGCTTCAAGGGTGTCGGCGTGTTCTTCGCGGCGATGATCGGAACGCTGCTGCTGCCGTTCCACGTGCTGATCATCCCGCAGTACATCGTGTTCCAGAAGCTCGGCCTCATCGACACGTACGTGCCGCTGCTGATCGGCAAGTTCCTCGCGGTGGAGGCGTTCTTCGTCTTCCTCATGGTGCAGTTCATCCGCGGACTGCCGCGCGAGCTCGACGAGGCGGCCCGCATCGACGGTGCGGGCCACATCCGCACCTTCGTGTCGATCATCCTGCCGCTCATCAAGCCGGCGCTCATCACCTCGGCGATCTTCAGCTTCATCTGGACGTGGAACGACTTCCTCGGGCCGCTGCTCTACATCACCTCGCCCGAGAAGTACCCGCTGCCGATCGCGCTGCGGCTCTACAACGACGCGACGAGCACCTCGGACTACGGAGCCACGGTCGCGGTGTCGATGCTCGCGCTCGTGCCGATCCTGTTGTTCTTCATCGTGTTCCAGCGGTTCCTCGTCGCCGGCGTGGCCACCCAGGGGCTCAAGGGTTAG
- a CDS encoding CPBP family glutamic-type intramembrane protease — MTTVENRTMPRVSLKLVPALGVAASAFLLFVVESSLAGYIVLAVSIAWSALIEREYFRDLLLIGIGLTIVSSISVAADISYPNMALMGAVLTASVAVPFLIDRFGYKRAAIRFPWRAGQPWTPLERSYLFAVPLLGWLILPFYFITSGAYRNWPVVDHFDEIARLFVGVNAVGTWDELFFICTVFALLRRHFPLLLANLLQAAIFVSFLWELGYQSWGPLLTIPFALLQGYIFTQTKSLTYVLIVHLLFDFIVWLVIVHAHNPGLLPIFLVPSPGG, encoded by the coding sequence ATGACGACCGTCGAGAACCGCACCATGCCGCGCGTCTCGCTCAAACTCGTCCCCGCGCTCGGTGTCGCCGCCTCCGCATTCCTGCTCTTCGTGGTGGAGTCGTCGCTCGCCGGCTACATCGTGCTGGCTGTCAGCATCGCCTGGTCGGCCCTCATCGAGCGTGAGTACTTCCGCGACCTGCTGCTCATCGGCATCGGACTGACGATCGTGAGCTCGATCTCGGTCGCGGCCGACATCAGCTACCCGAACATGGCGCTCATGGGGGCGGTGCTCACCGCGTCCGTCGCCGTGCCGTTCCTCATCGACCGCTTCGGATACAAGCGCGCGGCCATCCGCTTCCCCTGGCGGGCCGGACAGCCGTGGACGCCGCTCGAGCGCAGCTACCTCTTCGCGGTGCCGCTGCTCGGCTGGCTCATCCTGCCCTTCTACTTCATCACCTCCGGCGCGTACCGCAACTGGCCGGTCGTCGACCACTTCGACGAGATCGCCCGGCTCTTCGTGGGCGTGAACGCCGTCGGCACGTGGGACGAGCTGTTCTTCATCTGCACGGTGTTCGCGCTGCTGCGACGGCACTTTCCGCTGCTGCTCGCGAACCTGCTGCAGGCGGCGATCTTCGTGTCGTTCCTGTGGGAGCTCGGCTACCAGAGCTGGGGCCCGTTGCTCACGATCCCCTTCGCGCTGCTGCAGGGGTACATCTTCACGCAGACGAAGTCGCTCACGTACGTGCTGATCGTGCACCTGCTGTTCGACTTCATCGTCTGGCTCGTCATCGTGCACGCGCACAACCCGGGACTGCTGCCGATCTTCCTCGTGCCGAGCCCCGGCGGCTGA